TCCTCGCCAGGGCGGCGGGAATCCCCTGCGTTGTCGGCGCCCGAAACGCCCATCGCCTGGTTTCGACCGGTGTTCCGATGATCCTGGACGCGCGGCGCGGCTTGGTTTTGCCGGAGCCTCCCGAGGCGGTCTCCCGTTACTACCGCCTGGAGCAGAAGCGCGCCCGGCGGCGCCGCGAACAACTGGAAATCCACGCCGGCGCCCCAGGCCGGACTGCCGACGGCCGTCCCGTCGAGGTCTCCGCCAACGCCAGCAGCGCCGAAGAAGCGGAAGCCGCCTTCATGGCCGGCGCGGAGGGCATCGGCCTGTTCCGCACTGAACTGCTCTTTATGGACCGCTCCCAGCCCCCCACCGAGGAGGAGCAGTTCACGGTTTACTCCCGCCTCGTCACCGCCGCGAAAGGGCGGCCGGTGATCATTCGAACGCTCGATGTCGGCGGCGACAAGCCGGTACCCTATCTCTCTCTGCCCGAAGAACCGAATCCATTTCTGGGATACCGCGCCGTCCGGTTCTACCCGGACCACGAGGATCTGCTGGCGACGCAGTTGCGGGCGATACTGCGCGCCGCGGCCCTCGGACCCGTACGCGTGATGGCGCCGATGATCTCCTGCGTGGAGGAAGTGCGATATGTGAGGGCTCTCGTGGGCAGGGTTGCCGAGGGTCTCGTTGCGGCCGGGCAGGCGCATGGCGCCGTCGAGATCGGCATCATGATTGAAGTGCCCTCCGCGGCGATGATCGTGGACGCGCTGGCCGTCGAGGCCGAGTTTTTCAGCATAGGCACCAACGATCTGGCGCAATACCTGATGGCCGTGGACCGGGGAAATCGCAAGATCGGGAAACTGGCGGGCATGCTGCACCCGGCTTTGCTCCGCACGCTCACCAAGATCGTGGACGACGCTCACGCCGCGGGACGATGGGTTGGCATGTGCGGCGAAATGGCAGGCGTGGAACGCCTCGCCCCGGTTCTGGTTGGCCTTGGGCTCGACGAATTAAGCATGGCAGGCCCCAACGTTACGGCGATGAAGGCCGCGCTAGGGAAATGGCGCACGGACGAGTGTCGCGCGATGCTCGAAGCAGCCTCCAAAGCGCCAACTGCGACGGATGCCGACGCCATCGTGACGGCATTCTCGCCGGCGGGTGAGAAACCCGGCGTCCTCGACGCGGCTATCGTAAACCTGGAATCCGAAGCACGGTCCCGCGACGAAGCCATCAAGGAACTGGTGGATCTCTTGTCGCTCGATGGCCGGATCGGCGATCCGAATCTCGTCGAAGAGGCGATCTGGCGCAGGGAAGACGAATATTCCACGGGAGTGGGATATGGATTCGCCATTCCGCACTGCAAATCCAAAGACGTGACGGTTAACTCAATCGGATTCCTGAAGCTGAACGAGCCGATCGAATGGCAGACGCTGGACGATGAGCCGGTGCGCGTCGTGCTGATGCTCGCAATCCGCGAGGCCGACCACGGCACGGAGCACCTCAGGATCTTCGCCCAACTCGCCCGAAAGATAATGGACGATGACTTCCGTGAACGGCTGCTCACGGAAAATGACACAGTAGAGTTGGTTCGGTTCATCCAGTCAGAGATAGAGTAGAACCGGGCCCAACCCAATGAACACTAAGGAGCACCCCCGATGGCATTTGAACCCCGGCGGC
This sequence is a window from Armatimonadota bacterium. Protein-coding genes within it:
- the ptsP gene encoding phosphoenolpyruvate--protein phosphotransferase encodes the protein MACEHSFQFPLEHGLHARPASVLRDAADAHSADIRFINHRNGIEANAKSVLSLIAADVHLGDPCSIIVEGDDERSACDALAAFLTDVFPGCDEPLPAPSIDESGTAQPPRVVASSGATFIRGLSACPGVVEAPAFVLEAEPLPDVPDRADSPDREKAIFDMGLDVTASDMVTSLERVSNPTEADVLKAHLAILRDPEFRDRVNSAIASGCSAGGAIIDVQTHYTTVLGTSESAYLRERAMDVRDVSSQLLRRLYPDASRRERPAPSGPHILVAQDLTPSEFLSQDKALIAGIVLSEGGITSHTVILARAAGIPCVVGARNAHRLVSTGVPMILDARRGLVLPEPPEAVSRYYRLEQKRARRRREQLEIHAGAPGRTADGRPVEVSANASSAEEAEAAFMAGAEGIGLFRTELLFMDRSQPPTEEEQFTVYSRLVTAAKGRPVIIRTLDVGGDKPVPYLSLPEEPNPFLGYRAVRFYPDHEDLLATQLRAILRAAALGPVRVMAPMISCVEEVRYVRALVGRVAEGLVAAGQAHGAVEIGIMIEVPSAAMIVDALAVEAEFFSIGTNDLAQYLMAVDRGNRKIGKLAGMLHPALLRTLTKIVDDAHAAGRWVGMCGEMAGVERLAPVLVGLGLDELSMAGPNVTAMKAALGKWRTDECRAMLEAASKAPTATDADAIVTAFSPAGEKPGVLDAAIVNLESEARSRDEAIKELVDLLSLDGRIGDPNLVEEAIWRREDEYSTGVGYGFAIPHCKSKDVTVNSIGFLKLNEPIEWQTLDDEPVRVVLMLAIREADHGTEHLRIFAQLARKIMDDDFRERLLTENDTVELVRFIQSEIE